One stretch of Lacrimispora sphenoides DNA includes these proteins:
- a CDS encoding lectin like domain-containing protein, producing the protein MKIKGWFFLFLMIICFSAGYWIPSSEIIPANKADQDYLKEPGSAQANSRGVPSKSEIINEQLPAFYDGRKEGRVPSVKNQGSIGTCWAFASLQALEAALLPEETYEFSEDHMSLNNGFCIPQEEGGEYTMSMAYLLSWRGPVFEADDPYGDGISPDGLKAVKHVQEIQILPDKDFEKIKWAVLMYGGVQSSLYTSLAEGDIRSEAYNEEAYAYCYTGTEPPNHDSVIIGWDDAYPKENFHGEVQGDGAFICMNSWGDGFGDQGYFYVSYYDSNIGRNNIVYTVVEDTDNYDHIYQSDLRGWVGQLGYGEDTVWFSNVYEAGTSQSLEAAGFYATGPHTSYEVYVVRHAGIESDILDGQDFDRKVLLTRGSFDYGGYYTVPLMGNHREDLELSPGERFAVIVKITTPGAVHPAAIEYDAGDGRTFVNVTDGEGYISADGMSWERAEEKRCNLCLKAYTKDW; encoded by the coding sequence TTGAAGATTAAAGGATGGTTTTTCCTATTTCTGATGATCATCTGTTTTTCTGCAGGATACTGGATTCCCAGTTCGGAGATCATTCCTGCGAATAAAGCAGACCAGGATTATTTAAAAGAGCCGGGAAGTGCACAGGCGAACAGCCGGGGGGTGCCATCGAAATCGGAAATTATAAATGAGCAGCTCCCGGCCTTTTATGATGGGAGAAAAGAAGGCCGGGTTCCTTCTGTGAAAAACCAGGGTTCCATTGGAACCTGTTGGGCTTTTGCCTCACTGCAGGCCTTGGAAGCGGCCCTGCTTCCCGAAGAAACCTATGAATTTTCGGAAGACCATATGTCTTTGAACAATGGGTTTTGTATTCCCCAGGAAGAGGGCGGGGAATATACCATGTCAATGGCCTATCTGTTGTCTTGGAGAGGACCGGTATTTGAAGCAGACGACCCATACGGCGACGGCATCTCCCCCGATGGCTTAAAAGCGGTAAAGCATGTTCAGGAGATCCAGATCCTGCCGGATAAAGATTTTGAAAAAATTAAATGGGCGGTTCTTATGTATGGAGGGGTTCAAAGTTCCCTTTATACTTCCCTTGCGGAAGGGGACATCCGGTCTGAAGCCTATAATGAAGAGGCCTACGCCTATTGCTACACTGGCACAGAGCCTCCGAACCATGATTCTGTGATCATTGGCTGGGACGATGCTTATCCGAAAGAGAACTTTCATGGGGAAGTTCAGGGAGATGGAGCATTTATCTGTATGAACAGCTGGGGAGATGGATTCGGAGACCAGGGATATTTTTATGTATCCTATTATGATTCCAATATTGGAAGGAATAACATTGTTTATACGGTTGTGGAAGACACGGACAATTATGACCACATTTATCAGTCGGATCTCCGGGGCTGGGTCGGCCAGCTGGGATATGGAGAAGATACCGTGTGGTTTTCTAATGTTTACGAGGCCGGAACCTCCCAGAGCCTTGAAGCGGCAGGCTTTTATGCTACAGGTCCCCATACTTCCTATGAGGTTTATGTAGTCCGTCATGCGGGAATAGAATCTGATATTTTGGATGGTCAGGATTTTGACCGGAAAGTTCTTCTTACCAGGGGAAGCTTTGACTATGGAGGATACTATACGGTGCCCCTTATGGGAAATCATCGGGAAGACTTAGAACTTTCCCCAGGGGAACGCTTTGCAGTTATCGTAAAGATTACTACGCCGGGTGCAGTTCATCCTGCGGCCATTGAGTATGATGCGGGAGATGGACGTACCTTTGTCAATGTTACAGACGGAGAAGGCTATATCAGTGCTGATGGCATGTCATGGGAACGGGCTGAAGAGAAAAGGTGTAACCTTTGCTTAAAGGCATACACAAAAGACTGGTGA